The Gadus macrocephalus chromosome 20, ASM3116895v1 genome includes a region encoding these proteins:
- the si:ch211-218d20.15 gene encoding uncharacterized protein si:ch211-218d20.15 isoform X1 yields the protein MAVSNTEPLCHPCVYHDNFKVKLQVRRPLSPTHLSPEQVGLEMLCLCGQLDLLVRAQVQQFHEQLSQDCSPEESDTFQLQGAEILDQMLQCLEHLPKPMPQLEDYLDMVGLSGMFPRVEVYLIQGSAVGMLEKPPMEEYFSHLAKLNQLLVLSQQLEEDVRHLGSHKYIAHQLSVLYQVIGSFPGMRCLAEIKKDIEANFKQMKLSLVTEDVSRQEPQLAANYVNWILKITERIALVMSALPEDLTDGLSPAMSFISQLLTQQRFPVPP from the exons ATGGCAGTAAGCAACACCGAGCCGCTCTGTCATCCGTGCGTTTATCATGACAATTTTAAAG TGAAGCTGCAGGTGAGAAGACCTCTGAGCCCTACTCATCTGAGTCCTGAGCAGGTGGGCTTGGagatgttgtgtctgtgtggacaGCTGGACCTTCTCGTCCGGGCTCAGGTTCAGCAG TTCCACGAGCAATTGAGTCAAGACTGTAGCCCAGAGGAATCGGACACCTTCCAGCTCCAAG GAGCTGAGATCTTAGACCAGATGCTGCAGTGCCTGGAGCATCTACCAAAGCCTATGCCACAATTAGAG GACTACCTGGACATGGTGGGCCTGTCTGGGATGTTCCCTCGGGTCGAGGTCTACCTCATCCAGGGCAGTGCTGTAGGCATGCTGGAAAAGCCCCCCATGGAAG AGTACTTCTCTCACCTTGCCAAACTGAACCAGCTTCTCGTCCTGAGCCAACAACTAGAGGAGGACGTCAGGCATCTGGGCAGCCACAAATACATCGCCCACCAGCTCTCTGTCCTCTAT CAAGTGATCGGCTCCTTCCCAGGGATGCGCTGCTTGGCCGAGATAAAGAAAGACATCGAGGCCAACTTCAAACAGATGAAATTGTCCCTGGTGACAGAGGACGTCTCCAGGCAGGAACCTCAGCTGGCTGCTAACTACGTGAACTg GATACTGAAGATCACAGAGAGGATCGCGCTGGTGATGTCAGCGCTCCCGGAGGACCTGACGGACGGCCTGAGCCCGGCCATGAGCTTCATCTCCCAGCTCCTGACCCAGCAAAGGTTCCCCGTCCCCCCCTAG
- the si:ch211-218d20.15 gene encoding uncharacterized protein si:ch211-218d20.15 isoform X2, translated as MPVADLKRRSRLKIRVKLQVRRPLSPTHLSPEQVGLEMLCLCGQLDLLVRAQVQQFHEQLSQDCSPEESDTFQLQGAEILDQMLQCLEHLPKPMPQLEDYLDMVGLSGMFPRVEVYLIQGSAVGMLEKPPMEEYFSHLAKLNQLLVLSQQLEEDVRHLGSHKYIAHQLSVLYQVIGSFPGMRCLAEIKKDIEANFKQMKLSLVTEDVSRQEPQLAANYVNWILKITERIALVMSALPEDLTDGLSPAMSFISQLLTQQRFPVPP; from the exons ATGCCGGTCGCCGATCTAAAGCGCCGTTCAAGACTGAAAATCCGAG TGAAGCTGCAGGTGAGAAGACCTCTGAGCCCTACTCATCTGAGTCCTGAGCAGGTGGGCTTGGagatgttgtgtctgtgtggacaGCTGGACCTTCTCGTCCGGGCTCAGGTTCAGCAG TTCCACGAGCAATTGAGTCAAGACTGTAGCCCAGAGGAATCGGACACCTTCCAGCTCCAAG GAGCTGAGATCTTAGACCAGATGCTGCAGTGCCTGGAGCATCTACCAAAGCCTATGCCACAATTAGAG GACTACCTGGACATGGTGGGCCTGTCTGGGATGTTCCCTCGGGTCGAGGTCTACCTCATCCAGGGCAGTGCTGTAGGCATGCTGGAAAAGCCCCCCATGGAAG AGTACTTCTCTCACCTTGCCAAACTGAACCAGCTTCTCGTCCTGAGCCAACAACTAGAGGAGGACGTCAGGCATCTGGGCAGCCACAAATACATCGCCCACCAGCTCTCTGTCCTCTAT CAAGTGATCGGCTCCTTCCCAGGGATGCGCTGCTTGGCCGAGATAAAGAAAGACATCGAGGCCAACTTCAAACAGATGAAATTGTCCCTGGTGACAGAGGACGTCTCCAGGCAGGAACCTCAGCTGGCTGCTAACTACGTGAACTg GATACTGAAGATCACAGAGAGGATCGCGCTGGTGATGTCAGCGCTCCCGGAGGACCTGACGGACGGCCTGAGCCCGGCCATGAGCTTCATCTCCCAGCTCCTGACCCAGCAAAGGTTCCCCGTCCCCCCCTAG
- the med14 gene encoding mediator of RNA polymerase II transcription subunit 14 isoform X2, whose amino-acid sequence MAPVQIGSDGQLVPLGGPTSGPQPPPPGAPATQGVRLSLLIEFLLQRTYHEITLLAELLPRKTDMERKIEIVQFASRTRQLFVRLLALVKWASNAGKVEKCAMISGFLDQQAFLFVDTADRLASLARDALVHARLPSFAIPFAIDVLTTGSYPRLPTCIRDKIIPPDPITKVEKHTTLNQLNQILRHRLVTTDLPPQLANLTVANGRVKFRVEGEFEATLTVMGDDPEIPWRLLKLEILVEDKETGDGRALVHSMQVNFIHELVQARLFADEKPLQDMYNCLHSFCLSLQLEVLHSQTLMLVRERWGDLVQVERYHAAKYLTLAVWNQQVLGRKTGTASVHKVTIRIDESDGSKPLQISHEPPLPACDSKLMERAMKIDHLSVEKLLIDSVHARSHQKLQELKAILKTSNPNDNAFIETALPTLVIPILEPCGRSECLHIFVDLHSGMFQPMLYGLDQSMLDDIEKTINDDMKRIVSWLQQLKFWLGEQRCRQSVKHLPTVCTDILHLSNCTVHPAGSLSKHKLFIKLTRLPQYYIVVEMVDTSACTTELQYKYSFLSVSQLEGEEGPPCAQLLQHFKPNLEQLLQDPASGKKAVLGSKRKLSGDHGALEPKKPRRSGEMCAFNKELAHLVAMCDTNMPFIGLRAELSNMEIANQGVQVEGDGCSHAIRLLKIPPCKGVGEETRRALERTLLDCTFRLQGRNNRTWVAELVLANCPLNSTHSKEQASTRHVYLTYENPLSEPVGGRKVVEMFLNDWSAISQLYQCVLDFSRALPEMPSYLSLFSEIRLYNYRKLVLCYGTTKGSSVTIQWNASGHRFHLALGTVGPNSGCSNCHNIILHQLQEMFNKCPNVVQLLQVLSDTQAPLNAINKLPTVPMLGLTQRTNTAYQCFSILPQSPTHIRLAFRNMYCIDIYCRSRGVVAIRDGAYSLFDNTKIVEGFHPAPGLKTFLNMFVDSTQDARRRSVNEDDNPPSPVSGDLMDNMMNQLQASAPMRGAAGGVYPPLTSPPNYHANVTPSPSMMPTQSPGALDPSSPYPMVSPSQRSQWPNSPQVSGPSPGARIHGMSPGNPSLHSPIPDPHSPRAATGSQVMPSSMPPPRKLPQRPWAASIPTVLTHSALHVLLLPSPTPCLVPGLACSYLCSPLERFLGSVIMRRHLQRIIQGEPNLSIVNSNEPGVIMFKTEVLKCRVALNPKNYQTLQLKVTPENAGPWSQEELQVLERFFETRVAGPPFKYNTLNAFTKLLGAPTNILRDCVRIMKLELFPDQAAQLNWNVQFCLTIPPSAPPIAPPGTIAVVLKSKMLFFLQLTQRVPVPQDPLSIIVPIVYDMATGLTQQADIPRQHSSSGAAALTVSNILRRFNELHPARQGECTIFASVHELMANLALPPGGR is encoded by the exons ATGGCTCCAGTGCAGATCGGATCAGATGGGCAACTGGTCCCTCTCGGGGGTCCCACCTCTGGTCCACAGCCACCTCCACCTGGGGCACCAGCCACGCAGGGAGTCCGCTTAAGTCTACTCATTGAGTTCCTTCTTCAGAGGACCTATCACGAAATCACCCTGCTGGCTGAACT GCTGCCTCGAAAAACAGACATGGAACG GAAAATTGAGATCGTCCAGTTTGCCAGCCGCACCAGACAGCTCTTTGTTCGTCTCTTGGCCCTGGTCAAGTGGGCAAGCAACGCCGGCAAGGTGGAAAAGTGTGCG aTGATTTCCGGGTTCCTGGACCAGCAGGCCTTTCTCTTCGTGGACACCGCTGATAGGCTCGCGTCATTGGCCAGGGATGCCCTGGTCCATGCCCGTTTGCCCAGCTTTGCCATCCCTTTCGCCATCGACGTGCTCACCACAGGGTCCTACCCACGCCTGCCCACGTGCATACGA GATAAGATAATTCCTCCAGACCCCATTACTAAGGTGGAGAAGCACACCACTCTAAACCAGCTCAATCAGATTCTCCGGCACCGCCTCGTCACGACAGACTTGCCCCCACAGCTCGCCAACCTCACAGTTG CTAATGGGCGTGTGAAGTTCCGCGTGGAGGGAGAGTTTGAAGCCACCCTGACCGTGATGGGAGACGACCCAGAAATCCCCTGGAGGCTCCTAAAGCTGGAGATCCTGGTGGAGGACAAGGAGACGGGAG ATGGCAGAGCTCTGGTCCACAGTATGCAGGTCAACTTCATTCACGAGTTGGTCCAGGCTCGTCTCTTCGCAGATGAGAAGCCCCTCCAGGACATGTACAACTGTTTGC actccttctgtctgtccctgcAGTTAGAGGTCCTTCACTCTCAGACCCTCATGTTGGTCAGAGAGCGCTGGGGCGACCTGGTCCAGGTGGAGAGGTACCATGCGGCCAAATACCTCACCCTCGCAGTCTGGAA CCAACAAGTGTTGGGTAGAAAGACGGGCACGGCGTCCGTGCACAAAGTCACCATCCGAATTGACGAATCGGATGGCTCCAAGCCACTCCAGATATCCCATGAGCCGCCACTCCCTGCGTGCGACTCTAAACTAATGGAGAGAGCCATGAAG ATTGACCACCTGTCAGTAGAGAAGCTCTTGATTGACAGCGTACATGCCCGCTCCCATCAGAAGCTGCAGGAACTGAAAGCCATTCTTAAAACCAGCAATCCCAATGATAATG CCTTCATCGAGACTGCTCTTCCCACACTGGTCATTCCAATACTGGAACCCTGTGGTCGCTCTGAGTGCCTGCACATCTTCGTAGACCTGCATTCTGGGATGTTCCAGCCAATGCTGTATGGCCTAG atcaGTCCATGCTGGATGACATTGAGAAGACCATCAATGATGATATGAAGCGTATTGTCTCCTGGCTTCAACAACTTAA GTTCTGGCTGGGGGAGCAGAGGTGTCGACAGTCGGTGAAACACCTGCCCACTGTGTGCACGGACATCCTGCACCTCTCCAACTGTACCGTGCATCCCGCGGGGAGCCTTTCCAAGCACAAGCTCTTCATCAAGCTCACCAGGCTACCGCAGTACTACATT GTCGTGGAGATGGTGGACACTTCCGCCTGCACGACGGAGCTCCAGTACAAGTACTCCTTCCTGTCGGTGTCCCAGTTGGAGGGCGAGGAGGGACCGCCGTGCGCCCAGCTCCTGCAGCACTTCAAGCCCAACCTGGAGCAGCTGTTGCAGGACCCTGCCTCTGGGAAGAAGGCCGTCCTGGGCTCCAAGAGGAAG CTGTCTGGAGACCATGGTGCCCTGGAGCCCAAGAAGCCCAGGCGCTCTGGAGAGATGTGCGCCTTCAACAAGGAGCTGGCTCACCTGGTCGCCATGTGCGACACCAACATGCCCTTCATTGGTCTGAGGGCAGAg CTGTCTAACATGGAGATCGCTAACCAGGGCGTCCAAGTAGAGGGGGACGGCTGCAGTCACGCCATACGCCTCCTCAA AATCCCGCCGTGCAAGGGTGTTggagaggagaccaggagggctCTGGAGCGCACCCTGCTGGACTGCACCTTCCGCCTGCAGGGGAGGAACAACCGCACCTGGGTGGCCGAGCTGGTGTTGGCCAACTGCCCCCTCAACAGCACTCACAGCAAGGAGCAAg CCTCCACGCGGCACGTGTACCTGACCTACGAGAACCCGCTGTCGGAGCCCGTGGGCGGGCGTAAGGTGGTGGAGATGTTCCTCAACGACTGGAGCGCCATCAGCCAACTCTACCAGTGTGTCCTCGACTTCTCCCGCGCgctaccag AGATGCCGTCGTACCTAAGCCTGTTCTCGGAGATCCGGCTGTACAACTACCGCAAGCTGGTCCTGTGTTACGGCACCACCAAGGGCAGCTCGGTCACCATCCAGTGGAACGCCAGCGGCCACCGCTTCCACCTGGCCCTGGGCACGGTGGGGCCCAACTCGGGCTGCTCCAACTGCCACAACATCATCCTCCACCAGCTGCAGGAGATGTTCAACAAGTGCCCCAACGTGGTGCAGCTGCTGCAG gtgCTGTCGGACACGCAGGCCCCGCTGAACGCCATCAACAAGCTGCCCACGGTGCCCATGCTGGGGCTGACCCAGCGCACCAACACGGCCTACCAGTGCTTCTCCATCCTGCCCCAGTCACCCACCCACATCCGCCTGGCCTTCCGCAACATGTACTGCATCGACATCTACTGccgcagccgcggcgtggtggCCATCCGCGACGGCGCCTACAGCCTCTTCGACAACACCAAGATCGTGGAGGGCTTCCACCCCGCCCCGGGGCTCAAG ACGTTCCTCAACATGTTCGTGGACAGCACCCAGGACGCGCGGCGGCGCTCGGTCAACGAGGACGACAACCCGCCCTCGCCGGTGAGCGGGGACCTGATGGACAACATGATGAACCAGCTGCAGGCGTCGGCGCCCATGAGGGGCGCGGCCGGGGGCGtgtacccccccctcacctcgccGCCCAACTACCACGCCAACGTCACGCCGTCGCCCTCCATGATGCCCACGCAGTCCCCAG GAGCTCTGGATCCCAGTTCTCCATACCCGATGGTGTCTCCCAGCCAGAGGAGCCAGTGGCCCAACTCCCCCCAGGTGTCGGGGCCCTCTCCCGGGGCACGCATCCACGGCATGTCCCCCGGGAACCCCTCTCTGCACTCGCCCATCCCCGACCCGCACTCCCCGCGGGCCGCGACAG GATCCCAGGTCATGCCCAGCAGCATGCCCCCGCCCCGCAAGCTGCCCCAGCGGCCGTGGGCAGCCTCCATCCCCACGGTGCTCACGCACAGCGCCCTccacgtgctgctgctgccctcgCCCACGCCCTGCCTGGTGCCCGGCCTGGCCTGCAGCTACCTCTGCTCGCCGCTGGAGAGGTTCCTGGGCTCGGTCATCATGCGGCGCCACCTGCAGAGGATCATCCAGGGCGAGCCCAAC CTGTCCATCGTGAACTCCAACGAGCCCGGCGTCATCATGTTCAAGACGGAGGTGCTGAAGTGCCGCGTGGCGCTCAACCCCAAGAACTACCAGACCCTCCAGCTGAAGGTCACGCCCGAGAACGCCGGGCCCTGGtcccaggaggagctgcaggtcCTCGAGAGGTTCTTCGAGACCCGG GTGGCTGGACCTCCCTTCAAGTACAACACGCTGAACGCCTTCACCAAGTTACTGGGTGCCCCCACCAACATCTTAAGAGACTGCGTGCGCATCATGAAGCTGGAGCTG TTCCCTGACCAGGCTGCCCAGCTGAACTGGAACGTCCAGTTCTGTCTGACGATCCCGCCCAGCGCACCCCCCATCGCCCCCCCGGGAACCATCGCCGTGGTGCTCAAGTCCAAGATGCTCTTCTTT CTCCAGCTGACCCAGCGGGTGCCAGTGCCCCAAGACCCCCTGAGCATCATCGTGCCCATCGTGTACGACATGGCCACGGGTCTCACCCAGCAGGCCGACATCCCCCGGCAGCACAGCTCGTCCGGCGCCGCCGCGCTCACCGTGTCCAACATCCTGCGGCGGTTCAACGAGCTGCATCCGGCGCGACAGG GCGAGTGCACGATATTCGCCTCTGTCCACGAGCTGATGGCCAACCTCgctctgccccctggtggccgttAG
- the med14 gene encoding mediator of RNA polymerase II transcription subunit 14 isoform X1, with the protein MAPVQIGSDGQLVPLGGPTSGPQPPPPGAPATQGVRLSLLIEFLLQRTYHEITLLAELLPRKTDMERKIEIVQFASRTRQLFVRLLALVKWASNAGKVEKCAMISGFLDQQAFLFVDTADRLASLARDALVHARLPSFAIPFAIDVLTTGSYPRLPTCIRDKIIPPDPITKVEKHTTLNQLNQILRHRLVTTDLPPQLANLTVANGRVKFRVEGEFEATLTVMGDDPEIPWRLLKLEILVEDKETGDGRALVHSMQVNFIHELVQARLFADEKPLQDMYNCLHSFCLSLQLEVLHSQTLMLVRERWGDLVQVERYHAAKYLTLAVWNQQVLGRKTGTASVHKVTIRIDESDGSKPLQISHEPPLPACDSKLMERAMKIDHLSVEKLLIDSVHARSHQKLQELKAILKTSNPNDNAFIETALPTLVIPILEPCGRSECLHIFVDLHSGMFQPMLYGLDQSMLDDIEKTINDDMKRIVSWLQQLKFWLGEQRCRQSVKHLPTVCTDILHLSNCTVHPAGSLSKHKLFIKLTRLPQYYIVVEMVDTSACTTELQYKYSFLSVSQLEGEEGPPCAQLLQHFKPNLEQLLQDPASGKKAVLGSKRKLSGDHGALEPKKPRRSGEMCAFNKELAHLVAMCDTNMPFIGLRAELSNMEIANQGVQVEGDGCSHAIRLLKIPPCKGVGEETRRALERTLLDCTFRLQGRNNRTWVAELVLANCPLNSTHSKEQASTRHVYLTYENPLSEPVGGRKVVEMFLNDWSAISQLYQCVLDFSRALPEMPSYLSLFSEIRLYNYRKLVLCYGTTKGSSVTIQWNASGHRFHLALGTVGPNSGCSNCHNIILHQLQEMFNKCPNVVQLLQVLSDTQAPLNAINKLPTVPMLGLTQRTNTAYQCFSILPQSPTHIRLAFRNMYCIDIYCRSRGVVAIRDGAYSLFDNTKIVEGFHPAPGLKTFLNMFVDSTQDARRRSVNEDDNPPSPVSGDLMDNMMNQLQASAPMRGAAGGVYPPLTSPPNYHANVTPSPSMMPTQSPGPIHTSGSPSGALRAPSPFGPTPSPSSLGIAMGQTSFASPHGALDPSSPYPMVSPSQRSQWPNSPQVSGPSPGARIHGMSPGNPSLHSPIPDPHSPRAATGSQVMPSSMPPPRKLPQRPWAASIPTVLTHSALHVLLLPSPTPCLVPGLACSYLCSPLERFLGSVIMRRHLQRIIQGEPNLSIVNSNEPGVIMFKTEVLKCRVALNPKNYQTLQLKVTPENAGPWSQEELQVLERFFETRVAGPPFKYNTLNAFTKLLGAPTNILRDCVRIMKLELFPDQAAQLNWNVQFCLTIPPSAPPIAPPGTIAVVLKSKMLFFLQLTQRVPVPQDPLSIIVPIVYDMATGLTQQADIPRQHSSSGAAALTVSNILRRFNELHPARQGECTIFASVHELMANLALPPGGR; encoded by the exons ATGGCTCCAGTGCAGATCGGATCAGATGGGCAACTGGTCCCTCTCGGGGGTCCCACCTCTGGTCCACAGCCACCTCCACCTGGGGCACCAGCCACGCAGGGAGTCCGCTTAAGTCTACTCATTGAGTTCCTTCTTCAGAGGACCTATCACGAAATCACCCTGCTGGCTGAACT GCTGCCTCGAAAAACAGACATGGAACG GAAAATTGAGATCGTCCAGTTTGCCAGCCGCACCAGACAGCTCTTTGTTCGTCTCTTGGCCCTGGTCAAGTGGGCAAGCAACGCCGGCAAGGTGGAAAAGTGTGCG aTGATTTCCGGGTTCCTGGACCAGCAGGCCTTTCTCTTCGTGGACACCGCTGATAGGCTCGCGTCATTGGCCAGGGATGCCCTGGTCCATGCCCGTTTGCCCAGCTTTGCCATCCCTTTCGCCATCGACGTGCTCACCACAGGGTCCTACCCACGCCTGCCCACGTGCATACGA GATAAGATAATTCCTCCAGACCCCATTACTAAGGTGGAGAAGCACACCACTCTAAACCAGCTCAATCAGATTCTCCGGCACCGCCTCGTCACGACAGACTTGCCCCCACAGCTCGCCAACCTCACAGTTG CTAATGGGCGTGTGAAGTTCCGCGTGGAGGGAGAGTTTGAAGCCACCCTGACCGTGATGGGAGACGACCCAGAAATCCCCTGGAGGCTCCTAAAGCTGGAGATCCTGGTGGAGGACAAGGAGACGGGAG ATGGCAGAGCTCTGGTCCACAGTATGCAGGTCAACTTCATTCACGAGTTGGTCCAGGCTCGTCTCTTCGCAGATGAGAAGCCCCTCCAGGACATGTACAACTGTTTGC actccttctgtctgtccctgcAGTTAGAGGTCCTTCACTCTCAGACCCTCATGTTGGTCAGAGAGCGCTGGGGCGACCTGGTCCAGGTGGAGAGGTACCATGCGGCCAAATACCTCACCCTCGCAGTCTGGAA CCAACAAGTGTTGGGTAGAAAGACGGGCACGGCGTCCGTGCACAAAGTCACCATCCGAATTGACGAATCGGATGGCTCCAAGCCACTCCAGATATCCCATGAGCCGCCACTCCCTGCGTGCGACTCTAAACTAATGGAGAGAGCCATGAAG ATTGACCACCTGTCAGTAGAGAAGCTCTTGATTGACAGCGTACATGCCCGCTCCCATCAGAAGCTGCAGGAACTGAAAGCCATTCTTAAAACCAGCAATCCCAATGATAATG CCTTCATCGAGACTGCTCTTCCCACACTGGTCATTCCAATACTGGAACCCTGTGGTCGCTCTGAGTGCCTGCACATCTTCGTAGACCTGCATTCTGGGATGTTCCAGCCAATGCTGTATGGCCTAG atcaGTCCATGCTGGATGACATTGAGAAGACCATCAATGATGATATGAAGCGTATTGTCTCCTGGCTTCAACAACTTAA GTTCTGGCTGGGGGAGCAGAGGTGTCGACAGTCGGTGAAACACCTGCCCACTGTGTGCACGGACATCCTGCACCTCTCCAACTGTACCGTGCATCCCGCGGGGAGCCTTTCCAAGCACAAGCTCTTCATCAAGCTCACCAGGCTACCGCAGTACTACATT GTCGTGGAGATGGTGGACACTTCCGCCTGCACGACGGAGCTCCAGTACAAGTACTCCTTCCTGTCGGTGTCCCAGTTGGAGGGCGAGGAGGGACCGCCGTGCGCCCAGCTCCTGCAGCACTTCAAGCCCAACCTGGAGCAGCTGTTGCAGGACCCTGCCTCTGGGAAGAAGGCCGTCCTGGGCTCCAAGAGGAAG CTGTCTGGAGACCATGGTGCCCTGGAGCCCAAGAAGCCCAGGCGCTCTGGAGAGATGTGCGCCTTCAACAAGGAGCTGGCTCACCTGGTCGCCATGTGCGACACCAACATGCCCTTCATTGGTCTGAGGGCAGAg CTGTCTAACATGGAGATCGCTAACCAGGGCGTCCAAGTAGAGGGGGACGGCTGCAGTCACGCCATACGCCTCCTCAA AATCCCGCCGTGCAAGGGTGTTggagaggagaccaggagggctCTGGAGCGCACCCTGCTGGACTGCACCTTCCGCCTGCAGGGGAGGAACAACCGCACCTGGGTGGCCGAGCTGGTGTTGGCCAACTGCCCCCTCAACAGCACTCACAGCAAGGAGCAAg CCTCCACGCGGCACGTGTACCTGACCTACGAGAACCCGCTGTCGGAGCCCGTGGGCGGGCGTAAGGTGGTGGAGATGTTCCTCAACGACTGGAGCGCCATCAGCCAACTCTACCAGTGTGTCCTCGACTTCTCCCGCGCgctaccag AGATGCCGTCGTACCTAAGCCTGTTCTCGGAGATCCGGCTGTACAACTACCGCAAGCTGGTCCTGTGTTACGGCACCACCAAGGGCAGCTCGGTCACCATCCAGTGGAACGCCAGCGGCCACCGCTTCCACCTGGCCCTGGGCACGGTGGGGCCCAACTCGGGCTGCTCCAACTGCCACAACATCATCCTCCACCAGCTGCAGGAGATGTTCAACAAGTGCCCCAACGTGGTGCAGCTGCTGCAG gtgCTGTCGGACACGCAGGCCCCGCTGAACGCCATCAACAAGCTGCCCACGGTGCCCATGCTGGGGCTGACCCAGCGCACCAACACGGCCTACCAGTGCTTCTCCATCCTGCCCCAGTCACCCACCCACATCCGCCTGGCCTTCCGCAACATGTACTGCATCGACATCTACTGccgcagccgcggcgtggtggCCATCCGCGACGGCGCCTACAGCCTCTTCGACAACACCAAGATCGTGGAGGGCTTCCACCCCGCCCCGGGGCTCAAG ACGTTCCTCAACATGTTCGTGGACAGCACCCAGGACGCGCGGCGGCGCTCGGTCAACGAGGACGACAACCCGCCCTCGCCGGTGAGCGGGGACCTGATGGACAACATGATGAACCAGCTGCAGGCGTCGGCGCCCATGAGGGGCGCGGCCGGGGGCGtgtacccccccctcacctcgccGCCCAACTACCACGCCAACGTCACGCCGTCGCCCTCCATGATGCCCACGCAGTCCCCAG ggccaaTCCATACCTCGGGCTCCCCTAGTGGAGCACTGAGGGCCCCCTCTCCCTTTGGGCCcaccccgtctccctcctctttgGGGATAGCGATGGGCCAGACCAGCTTTGCCAGCCCCCACG GAGCTCTGGATCCCAGTTCTCCATACCCGATGGTGTCTCCCAGCCAGAGGAGCCAGTGGCCCAACTCCCCCCAGGTGTCGGGGCCCTCTCCCGGGGCACGCATCCACGGCATGTCCCCCGGGAACCCCTCTCTGCACTCGCCCATCCCCGACCCGCACTCCCCGCGGGCCGCGACAG GATCCCAGGTCATGCCCAGCAGCATGCCCCCGCCCCGCAAGCTGCCCCAGCGGCCGTGGGCAGCCTCCATCCCCACGGTGCTCACGCACAGCGCCCTccacgtgctgctgctgccctcgCCCACGCCCTGCCTGGTGCCCGGCCTGGCCTGCAGCTACCTCTGCTCGCCGCTGGAGAGGTTCCTGGGCTCGGTCATCATGCGGCGCCACCTGCAGAGGATCATCCAGGGCGAGCCCAAC CTGTCCATCGTGAACTCCAACGAGCCCGGCGTCATCATGTTCAAGACGGAGGTGCTGAAGTGCCGCGTGGCGCTCAACCCCAAGAACTACCAGACCCTCCAGCTGAAGGTCACGCCCGAGAACGCCGGGCCCTGGtcccaggaggagctgcaggtcCTCGAGAGGTTCTTCGAGACCCGG GTGGCTGGACCTCCCTTCAAGTACAACACGCTGAACGCCTTCACCAAGTTACTGGGTGCCCCCACCAACATCTTAAGAGACTGCGTGCGCATCATGAAGCTGGAGCTG TTCCCTGACCAGGCTGCCCAGCTGAACTGGAACGTCCAGTTCTGTCTGACGATCCCGCCCAGCGCACCCCCCATCGCCCCCCCGGGAACCATCGCCGTGGTGCTCAAGTCCAAGATGCTCTTCTTT CTCCAGCTGACCCAGCGGGTGCCAGTGCCCCAAGACCCCCTGAGCATCATCGTGCCCATCGTGTACGACATGGCCACGGGTCTCACCCAGCAGGCCGACATCCCCCGGCAGCACAGCTCGTCCGGCGCCGCCGCGCTCACCGTGTCCAACATCCTGCGGCGGTTCAACGAGCTGCATCCGGCGCGACAGG GCGAGTGCACGATATTCGCCTCTGTCCACGAGCTGATGGCCAACCTCgctctgccccctggtggccgttAG